The following proteins come from a genomic window of Achromobacter sp. AONIH1:
- a CDS encoding thymidylate synthase: MKQYLDLVQSILDTGSWQENRTGIRTLSMPGASLRFDLQQGFPAVTTKKLAFKSAIGELVGFLRATRSAAEFRELGCKVWDQNANENAQWLANPYREGPDDLGPVYGVQWRQWPAYKVLDAGRPAQIADALARGYAKVADLDEGGTPKVLLYKAVDQLRQCLDTIHERPGDRRILFHGWNWAQIEEMALPPCHLLYQFLPNASTREISLCLYIRSNDVGLGTPFNLTEGAALLHLVGRLTGYTPRWFTYFIGDAHIYENHLPMLREQLSRTPFEAPRLVLSDRIPDFAATGRYEPEWLERVEPGDFTLEGYTHHAPLTAPMAV; encoded by the coding sequence ATGAAACAATACCTGGACCTCGTTCAATCCATCCTCGACACCGGCTCGTGGCAGGAGAACCGGACCGGCATACGCACCCTGAGCATGCCCGGGGCCTCGCTGCGCTTCGACCTGCAACAGGGCTTCCCGGCGGTCACCACCAAGAAACTGGCGTTCAAGTCCGCCATCGGCGAGCTGGTGGGCTTCCTGCGCGCCACGCGCAGCGCGGCCGAGTTCCGCGAGCTGGGCTGCAAGGTCTGGGACCAGAATGCCAATGAAAATGCCCAGTGGCTGGCCAATCCCTATCGCGAAGGCCCGGACGACCTGGGTCCGGTGTACGGCGTCCAATGGCGCCAGTGGCCAGCCTACAAGGTGCTCGACGCCGGTCGTCCGGCGCAGATCGCCGACGCCCTGGCGCGCGGCTATGCCAAGGTCGCGGACCTGGACGAAGGCGGCACTCCCAAGGTGCTGCTCTACAAGGCCGTCGACCAGCTGCGCCAGTGCCTGGACACGATCCATGAGCGCCCCGGCGACCGCCGCATCCTGTTCCACGGCTGGAACTGGGCCCAGATCGAGGAAATGGCGCTGCCGCCCTGCCACCTGCTCTATCAGTTCCTGCCGAACGCCAGCACGCGCGAGATCTCGCTGTGCCTGTACATCCGCTCCAACGACGTCGGCCTGGGCACGCCCTTCAACCTGACCGAGGGCGCGGCGCTGCTGCACCTGGTCGGCCGGCTGACGGGCTACACGCCGCGCTGGTTCACGTATTTCATCGGCGACGCGCACATCTACGAGAATCACTTGCCGATGCTGCGCGAACAACTGAGCCGCACGCCCTTCGAGGCCCCCCGCCTGGTGCTGTCGGACCGCATCCCCGACTTCGCGGCCACTGGCCGCTACGAGCCGGAATGGCTGGAGCGGGTCGAGCCGGGCGATTTCACGCTGGAAGGCTATACGCACCACGCGCCGCTCACGGCGCCGATGGCTGTCTAG
- a CDS encoding bifunctional diguanylate cyclase/phosphodiesterase produces MLVGTYNPSLVLVSLGVAVLASYTALGMANRVRAANGLPAARYWLSGGAFAMGIGIWAMHFVGMLAFSLPIDMGYDIPLTLLSLAIAIGCSAFALWTVCRDELSRRRLAVGALLMGAGIAAMHYVGMAAMRMQPGIVYHRGWFALSILIAVAASGAALWITYRLRHDGPRMAFLRPLASVAMGLAIVGMHYTGMQAAGFPDDSVCLASNGGLSAGWLAIAVTAVTLSVLGIALIVAVLDNRLEARTSALASSLAEANEELVQLALHDTLTKLPNRILLEDRMEQAIESASRRKGYFAVLFFDLDGFKAVNDAYGHHTGDALLIDLAQRIRQTLRTQDTVARLGGDEFIVLSEVGEPTDAASVADRLINAIARPVTVYGHEVLVTSSVGIAIYPNDGEDTHALLTNADAAMYHAKRLGGTGYSFFEPSMNADAHEQIELLHDLRLAQERGQFVLHYQPKYEAPAGPIIGAEALLRWNHPTRGLVGPDLFIPTAEKTGLILSIGDWVINEACRQMREWIDAGQSHWTIAVNISALQFAHASLVETVRGALARHNVPPSCLTLEVTESTAMRDAEASLAVLKRLSGLGVTISIDDFGTGYSSLLYLKRLPATELKIDRGFVNQLENDNEDAAIVSAIVALAQQLNLRIVAEGVETTAQQKFLTGLGCDSLQGFLLGKPMPATEFLEHANG; encoded by the coding sequence ATGCTCGTTGGAACATATAACCCTTCGCTCGTCCTCGTATCCCTAGGGGTCGCCGTCCTGGCGTCGTACACAGCGTTGGGCATGGCGAACCGCGTGCGCGCGGCCAACGGCCTGCCGGCGGCGCGGTACTGGTTGTCGGGCGGCGCGTTCGCGATGGGGATCGGCATCTGGGCCATGCATTTCGTCGGCATGCTGGCCTTCAGCCTGCCCATCGACATGGGCTACGACATTCCCCTGACGCTGCTGTCCCTGGCCATCGCCATCGGCTGCTCGGCATTCGCCTTGTGGACGGTGTGCCGCGACGAGCTGTCGCGGCGCCGCCTGGCGGTCGGCGCCCTGCTCATGGGCGCGGGCATCGCGGCGATGCACTACGTGGGCATGGCCGCGATGCGCATGCAGCCCGGCATCGTCTATCACAGAGGCTGGTTCGCGCTGTCCATCCTGATCGCCGTGGCAGCGTCGGGCGCGGCGCTGTGGATCACCTACCGGCTGCGCCACGACGGGCCGCGCATGGCGTTTTTACGGCCGCTGGCGTCGGTGGCGATGGGGCTGGCCATCGTCGGCATGCACTACACCGGCATGCAGGCCGCGGGCTTTCCGGACGACAGCGTCTGCCTGGCCTCCAATGGCGGCCTGTCGGCTGGCTGGCTGGCCATCGCCGTCACCGCCGTGACCCTGAGCGTGCTGGGCATTGCGCTGATCGTGGCGGTGCTGGACAACCGGCTGGAAGCTCGCACCTCGGCCCTGGCGTCGTCGCTGGCCGAAGCCAACGAAGAACTGGTGCAGCTGGCCCTGCACGACACGCTCACCAAGCTGCCCAACCGCATTCTGCTCGAAGACCGCATGGAGCAGGCCATCGAAAGCGCCAGCCGGCGCAAGGGCTATTTCGCGGTGCTGTTCTTCGACCTGGACGGTTTCAAGGCGGTCAACGACGCCTACGGCCACCATACCGGCGACGCGCTGCTCATCGACCTGGCGCAACGCATCCGCCAGACTCTGCGCACCCAGGACACCGTTGCGCGACTGGGCGGCGACGAATTCATCGTCCTGAGCGAAGTGGGCGAACCGACCGACGCCGCCAGCGTGGCCGACCGCCTGATCAACGCCATCGCGCGGCCCGTGACGGTCTACGGCCACGAAGTGCTGGTGACATCCAGCGTGGGCATCGCCATCTATCCCAACGACGGCGAGGACACCCACGCGCTGCTGACCAACGCCGACGCCGCCATGTATCACGCCAAGCGCCTGGGCGGCACCGGCTACAGCTTCTTCGAGCCGTCGATGAACGCCGACGCGCACGAACAGATCGAGCTGCTGCACGACCTGCGGCTGGCGCAGGAGCGCGGCCAGTTCGTGCTGCACTACCAGCCCAAATATGAAGCGCCGGCCGGCCCGATCATCGGCGCCGAGGCGCTGTTGCGCTGGAACCACCCCACGCGCGGCCTGGTCGGCCCGGACCTGTTCATTCCCACGGCGGAAAAGACCGGCCTGATCCTGTCGATCGGCGACTGGGTCATCAACGAAGCCTGCCGCCAGATGCGCGAATGGATCGACGCGGGCCAGAGCCACTGGACTATCGCCGTGAACATCTCGGCGCTGCAGTTCGCGCATGCCAGCCTGGTCGAGACGGTGCGCGGCGCGCTCGCCCGGCACAACGTGCCGCCGTCCTGCCTGACGCTGGAAGTGACCGAATCGACGGCCATGCGTGACGCCGAGGCCAGCCTGGCGGTGCTCAAGCGCCTGTCCGGCCTGGGCGTGACCATTTCCATCGACGACTTCGGCACCGGCTATTCGAGCCTGCTGTACCTGAAGCGCCTGCCGGCCACCGAGCTGAAGATCGACCGCGGCTTCGTGAACCAGTTGGAGAACGACAACGAGGATGCGGCCATCGTGTCCGCCATCGTCGCCCTGGCGCAGCAGCTGAACCTGCGCATCGTGGCCGAAGGCGTCGAGACCACCGCACAACAGAAGTTCCTGACCGGCCTGGGCTGCGATTCGCTGCAGGGTTTCCTGCTGGGCAAGCCCATGCCGGCCACCGAGTTCCTCGAACACGCGAATGGATGA
- a CDS encoding dihydrofolate reductase produces MTPSLTLIVAYSDNRAIGRDNALPWRLPGDLAHFKRSTLGHPIIMGRKTWDSLGRPLPGRANIVVSRNPDFAPEGAIVVASLEAAARACGDVAEAFVIGGAQIYAQALPLARRVLATEVHARVEGDAFFPLLPAFQWKETARERQPAENGYEYDFVTYERA; encoded by the coding sequence ATGACTCCCAGCCTGACCCTGATCGTCGCCTATTCCGACAACCGCGCCATCGGGCGCGACAATGCCCTGCCCTGGCGGCTGCCGGGGGATCTGGCGCATTTCAAGCGCAGCACGCTGGGTCATCCCATCATCATGGGCCGCAAGACCTGGGATTCTCTGGGGCGGCCGCTGCCGGGGCGCGCCAATATCGTCGTCAGCCGCAATCCGGATTTCGCGCCGGAAGGCGCCATCGTGGTGGCGTCGCTGGAAGCGGCGGCGCGGGCTTGCGGGGATGTGGCCGAGGCCTTCGTCATCGGCGGCGCGCAGATCTATGCGCAGGCCCTGCCGCTGGCGCGCCGCGTGCTGGCCACCGAGGTGCATGCCCGGGTCGAGGGCGATGCCTTCTTCCCATTGCTGCCGGCCTTCCAATGGAAGGAAACGGCGCGCGAGCGGCAGCCGGCCGAGAACGGCTACGAATACGACTTCGTGACCTACGAGCGCGCCTGA
- a CDS encoding PLP-dependent aminotransferase family protein, translating into MIDFQPQRARGQGPTLVEQLVAAVLRAIEQQVLRPGMSLPSVRELARQYEISTFTVASAYSRLVSLGWLAARPGAGYRVASPDAPARRGETPSWEPPRLNAGWLVSDIFADHSIPIKSGCGWLPGEWLNEEGLHVALRHLGRVPAMRIANYGHPYGYAPLRETIAASLSAQGMEVEVSQVLLTQGVSHGLDMVIRTLLRHGDTVVVEQPAYANLLQMLRLAGLRVVPVPRHADGLDCEALERVAAQHRPRALFINTALQNPSGASIGMANAFRILQTAERHGLWVVEDDISRELAPGVTPMLAALDGGCRVVYLGGYSKVISPSVRVGYVVAHRDLVRDIARTKMAVGLTSPEIMERIVHQVIREGRYRAHIARTRERLEQAHAAVAGLMDAHGFDIHTRPQAGLFLWAKVAGQWRGCGANGLAEMALKDGIWLAPGSYFEADEADTPWVRFNVAYSEAPALWRFMRNAGAA; encoded by the coding sequence ATGATCGATTTCCAGCCCCAGCGCGCGCGCGGCCAGGGGCCGACCCTGGTCGAGCAGCTGGTTGCCGCCGTGTTGCGCGCCATCGAGCAGCAGGTGCTGCGTCCGGGTATGTCCCTACCCTCGGTGCGGGAGCTCGCGCGCCAGTACGAGATCAGCACTTTCACGGTGGCCAGCGCCTACAGCCGGCTGGTGTCGCTGGGCTGGCTGGCGGCCCGGCCCGGAGCGGGCTACCGCGTCGCTTCGCCGGACGCGCCCGCGCGCCGGGGCGAGACGCCGTCCTGGGAGCCGCCGCGCCTGAACGCCGGCTGGCTGGTGTCGGACATCTTCGCGGACCATTCCATCCCCATCAAGTCCGGCTGTGGCTGGCTGCCGGGGGAATGGCTGAACGAGGAAGGGCTGCATGTGGCCCTGCGCCACCTGGGCCGGGTGCCGGCCATGCGCATCGCCAACTACGGCCATCCCTATGGCTACGCGCCGCTGCGCGAGACCATCGCCGCCAGCCTCAGCGCGCAGGGCATGGAAGTGGAGGTGTCGCAGGTCCTCTTGACCCAGGGCGTGTCGCACGGCCTGGACATGGTGATCCGCACCCTGCTGCGCCACGGCGATACGGTGGTGGTGGAACAGCCGGCCTACGCCAACCTGCTGCAGATGCTGCGGCTGGCGGGCTTGCGCGTGGTGCCGGTGCCGCGCCATGCCGACGGACTGGATTGCGAGGCGCTGGAGCGCGTGGCGGCCCAGCACCGGCCGCGCGCCCTGTTCATCAATACGGCGCTGCAGAATCCGTCCGGCGCCAGCATCGGCATGGCCAACGCCTTCCGCATCCTGCAGACGGCCGAGCGGCACGGTCTCTGGGTGGTGGAGGACGATATCTCGCGCGAGCTGGCGCCCGGCGTCACGCCCATGCTGGCGGCGCTGGACGGCGGTTGCCGCGTGGTCTACCTGGGCGGCTACTCCAAGGTGATCAGCCCGTCGGTGCGGGTGGGCTATGTGGTGGCGCACCGCGACCTGGTGCGCGACATCGCGCGCACCAAGATGGCCGTGGGTCTGACCTCGCCCGAGATCATGGAGCGCATCGTGCACCAGGTGATCCGCGAGGGCCGCTACCGCGCCCACATCGCGCGCACGCGGGAGCGGCTGGAACAGGCGCATGCCGCCGTGGCAGGGCTGATGGACGCGCATGGCTTCGACATCCACACGCGGCCACAGGCGGGCCTGTTCCTGTGGGCGAAAGTGGCGGGGCAATGGCGCGGGTGCGGCGCCAACGGGCTGGCCGAGATGGCCTTGAAGGACGGCATCTGGCTGGCGCCGGGTTCCTACTTCGAGGCCGACGAGGCCGACACGCCCTGGGTGCGCTTCAACGTCGCGTACTCGGAAGCGCCGGCGCTGTGGCGCTTCATGCGCAACGCGGGCGCGGCCTGA